The DNA window ttgttatgtATCTTGTTACACATGATACACGTGTGCTTTTGTCTCAAAACTCGCCTGTATCATAGTGATGACCTTTCTTCTTTGAGGGTGCCAGGACTATGTGTCCTGACTCAATGGCCAAGCTGTAATTAACTTACTGTCTGTCTTTGCTCAAGAAACCTGTCTGTGGCCCAAGCTCACCTTTCAGTGTCATAGTCTGAAGGATTTTATTAAAGCATGCAGTAAACGGCGCACCTTTCTCCTGGCATCCTGCTGGAACTTTGGCTGCTTGATCTCCTGCTGCTTTGCCAGCCGCACCTCCTTCTCCCGCCActgcctctgctcctccatCTGGGCCTCCAGTTCCTTCTGCAAAAGGGAGAACCTCGGCTTAGCACAGaatgtgtggggggaggggatcaGACAGTAGGCAGAGCAGGCAACGActtatcattttataaaataacattcaaatccaggcttgatgcagtgaTGGATGCTCTCTAGTttagggctgcccaaccctgttcctggagatctaccatcctgttggaCCCAGAAGGACCCTCTTGGAACCAGTGTCGGACCAGGTGGGTTTTGTCAGACCAGGCTGTCATGGACACGCTCATTCATTACAAACTTCCGGTAAAACTTTTTCCATCAATTACTCAAACCGGACATTGTTCGGTCGACCTCACCTTCTTTTGCTCCAGCAGGAGCTTCTGCTGCCTgaactcctcctccctcttcagcCTCCTGTCCTCCGACCGCTCCTGCGCCAGCTCCTTCACCAGCAGCTCCTCCTTTTCCTTCGCCCGCCGCTGCCGCTGGTCTTTAACCTGTATGTCTAATTCCCGCTACGATGGGGAGAACCTCAAGTAAGCACGGTAAAGGGAGAACCTCACATAAGCACGGTAAAGGTGTGTGGATGTCAGTGTATGGGTATAATGGGAaagggaactggtcttgtaacctcaaggtcacaggttcaattcccaggtagtacactgctgttgtacccttgagcaaggtacttaacctgcattgcttcagtatataagTAATTTAGTCTTGTATTTATACTTCAAATGTTATTTCTATTACTCTTTTTGCTAATTAGACAAaaagattgccaatgaggtgaggcATTTTGACTCATAAaatgtctcacctcattggtaagacaatttcactaTTTTACAAGCAAGAAGTAAatcaagctaatattttctaaaagattttaagtctcattgtAAGGACTTGTTAAGGCAGACCTTTATTGCAGTGGTGCTTCTGAAGGACAGCACCTACTATGCTGTGGTACCACTGCAACTGCACATTGGCATTTAATTTATGTTGTCCTGGGGGAAAtgtgccccctactggtcctCCATTGACACTATCAGTACCAACCTGGTTTTCCCAGGATGTCTCCTGTCTGAGAAGTTCCTGCTCAGTTAGTTTTTGTGCCATTAGAATTGAgctggaaagtccaggggtcagcaagtgaaagtcctgccatgtgctTCTTCCActcatgaactcagccagcttaTTTCACTAATTAGGTCTACtttctggctgaagaattgtgctaattagcaaatgcaGGTGATTGGACCAAAATACGGGggagaacttttactttctgaacctgcaTTTTCCACCTCTAGAATTGTCAACGGTTTTTATCTGTGGAAGTGTGTATAAAATGGCCTTGCACATGTAAATATAACGAGCATAACCCGAGCACACAAACTTCACCCTGTGCTCTTCGTCTCTGATGCGTTTCCTCTGCATGAGCTCCAGCTGGGCGGGGTCCAGAAGGCAGCTCAGGTTATGGGCGTATCTGGGCAGAGAAAACCCTCTTCATAACTTAGCCCTCCATGAAATACTCAGGTTTACATACAGCACATTCATTTAACTTGCTgattttaaacatgcaattcaTCACTCAGTGATTGAAGTATGCTCCTGCATTTAACCTCTGCTCTGCTATTTAATTACCGTTATACTAAAGTCACCTTCCCCATTAGATGTTCGTAACTAGATAGTCAACTGTCTTGTTGGGtagctttgtgttttatgtcaggtccctTGTGAAAGAATTTCCATCTCAATGGGGTATacttggttaaataaaggttaaattaaaaaaataaaaataaataacatttaaataccCATCATCCCTAACAcacataaatgtgaaattttaacaTAAGGGAGGGTAAGCCAGGGGGCGTGGCTATAAGGAGTGTGAAGGTGAGATTTTTGCTAACAGAGTCTCATATGAGATGTTTAAGTTGAATGCTATAATTTGTATATGCATGTTGTGTGCTGCTTGGGGATAATATTTAGATCGCATAAAGCCATATATATGGTGCTTACTTGCTACTTTCTGAGAATTCCATGGAGGCGTGAGCATCCACGGTCACCTGCAAAGACCCACACATGTATTACACTGGATAGTATTAATCATGTCACGTTGTCATCTAAACAAAACCAGTACAAGTACTACAATCAATGCAATACATACAGATATTACAATTGGTGCAGTACATCATAGGGTATTAATAATATCAGGGGCCaacagactgcactgtgtgtgtgtgtgtgtgtacagggtgaAACTGGCCATACGTTTTTCTAGCCCACTCTGCCATCCTCCAGCCCTCACCCCAAATCAAATCTTTCTTGCtaatacatgaataaatgcCATGTTGATGTTTGATAAGCGCTGCCTGCCTAataatatgtacatacatacatacatacatacatacaaaaagaGCCTATACTACCCTGAGTAACAGAATTTTTAAGGATTAGAATACTTTTAGGTATTACCTACATAACATCTGATATCTAGAGACAAGCATGCAGCCTGCAGCATTGGCAGGGAGATGAGATTCAGGGTAACTGCCCGTCTGTAAAACGTGCACGGCTCACCTCGTGTCTTCTGCCCAGCGTGTCCTGCGGAAACCGCCACTCCTTCACCTCCCTCTCGCTCCTCAGCCGCCTCTCCTCAGTCTGCACCGCGGCTTGGTCGTCCGCCTTCCgctcctccttctccatctcccgccgctgccgctgctcCTCGATCTGTGCCTGTAGGTCGCGCTGTAACGGGGAAAATTACAGACCACTCGTTTACCGCCAAAGATTTTGTGGGATTTAATTCCATAATGAGGATAAGTTCATACTAAAGGTCACTagaacacatgcaaacacgtcAGACAGTTCTCATAAAGTAGCAGCTATCTATAGCCATTATCACCAAGTCTGGTTCACACAGGAGAGTATATCGCTAAGACTTAAGCAACAACTTAagaggcatgattacaagagatatgataaGGAACTACAGGCTGAAGATACAAGTGCAGCATGAAAACAAGATGCAGATGCAAATCAAGACGCAAAATACAAGTGATACTTGATTGCGAGGATCCCTGCAGAAGAGGGTAGTGTAAGAGCCTGAAGTCTGGAATTGGACATTTTTATTGGCAAATCATCAGATTTGTGGTATTGGTTTTGTTTTAGAGCAGTCTTTATTAAATTACTCAGTGGAACGTGACCCGCGTACGCCTGAACCACACCTTATATTCCTCTTCTTTCAGATGTTTCCTCAGAGCGGTCTCAGACTTCACTGGATCCCAAAGGGCGTGGTGGATATATCTAGACATAAAAAACTCGTTGAAatattgtagcctacataatgcACATGGGCATGAGTTAATTAAACATTGGCATCGGTCAAATTTCTGGACGGATGTacggggtggaggggaggggtgcagtAAAGGATTATGCGCTCCTGAGATTGATGCAAGAGTATGCAAGTGGTGTGGGGTTGATATATAAATGGGCTCTGCTTTTTGACCGGCGGGGGTTGCTGATGATTGATGAGATGATGTCATCGCAGTCTAATGAAACTCCGATTCCTGGTGACACTAGAGTCAACTGTAAAttgtcctgcagggctgccatCCACTATTTGCACAGGCATGGGGAAATTTCAGtgccagaccatggggcccatccatgtactagaacagtgccttaaatGGATGCGGCACCCAGCAGCCCATATATAGGTACTaacttgtgtttttgtgtggctTCACTGCTGGTCTGAGGTTCCTCTCTTCTCTTGGTGTTCAGCAGCAACTGCAGCACACCAGAGGTCCACACAAGCATTACCCAGGCAAGGGGGGAATGAAGTCATAGCCAAAGACACTCCCTGGTCCCACACAAAATTTAGCTTTGAATCACATACTCATATTTTCTATATGCTTGCTCATGCATAGTCCACATCGTTTCCAGCTACCAGTAATTATACATAGAATACAGCCCAATAACTTCATAATTCTAGGAGCAATGGTTGCACATACAGAGGTCTTCAAGCAAGGGTACACATACCTCCAGAGGTTCTCAAGATGTTGTTGGTGGGACCTTGGATCAAGGTAAATACGTATATATGCCTATATGTGGCTTaacatgtcaaaataaatgtgtgtttttgataATAGcctctttaatttaattttggagaCAGGTACAGACCTACATTGTCAGACAAGGTTTCTGGGGGAACTATCTGCTTGCTACAGTACGTGCACACAGCTCACCTCCTGTCTTTTAGTCCGCGATAGCTCCTGCTTGATCTGCTGTTCCCAGACcatcttcttctcttcctccagtCGTGTGGCCTTCTCCTGTTCCCGGCGCAGCCTCTGTTCCTCAATCTGAGCAACCAAGTCCCGCTGCAACAGGAGCGGGAACCAGATTTTTTAGGTTCTTCCATTTTAACACCTGATTTGATATCATTGTAATGGTAGCCTACTCTTGGCCTTatgaaggaagaaaaaagacatatttaaacatgaataattatcataataaaGCCAGTGTTTGGCACTGGACTGGCTTTTTGCTGTCTTGTTGCCTTGATACAGTATCAACAGACTCAAATGTAAATTATACCTTGTATTCCTCAGCACGAAGGTGCTTCTTCTGTAGCATCTCAGCTTGGCTGTGGTCAGCTCTGGGTGCAGAGACTCTCCTGAAACATTGTAGTACAGACACGTTCAACCTTGGGTCGTAATTGGCAgtgctgtgggtgggggtgggggtggggatggggggggataGAGATAAGGTCTTGGTGCAGAAGATGCCCCCAGCCTCCTGTAGGGCGTTAGCACCACAAGGTCAACCTGAATATGTATactttaaacatttaacattttaacatttaagttGTAAGAtcaaaaatatgtgattggaatgttgtGAACATCCAAATGCTGACCTAGCAATCACTACTGggaattgaaagcaatggagttctagaacacccaatttatttatttatttatttaagtttatttatttatttatttatttggggggggggggggggggggggggcatttacaAAAAAACGTACTCTTCAAAGGGGTAAACAGCTTGCGGCCTAATAGTCATGGTCAAATAACGTACCTGAAATTCTGTGAGGATGTCATAATGGTTTGAGGCTCTTCTGACTTCCGTGGGCGCACCTAAAATCCCCCACATAACAGCATAGGACAGAGGGAGAATGGAAACAAGCTATGAGTTCATATCAACCCCTTATATAAAAGAACGTCCTGTCAGCTACATTGAAGTACAGTACATGGTTCTGGGCTAGAACATGTTCTCTCTCAATAAGGTAATGGGACCCGGAGCATTACCTGTGAGACATGCAGAACACTCGCTTCCTGTCCCTTGGCAGATGCGTCTTTTCGAAACTTCTGCATCCGTCTCCTATCCTCATCCACCCGCGCCGTCTTCTCCTGCTCTCGCATTTGCCTCTGCTCCTCTATTTGAGCCACCAAGGCCCGCTGCGACAGCGCGAACGTCACATTAACACAGGGaaagaaaatatctgaaaacGGCGGATCATGATTTTAGCCCATTAGCACAGCGAAAAAATGATCCGAAAACGCTATTATTTTAGCCCATTAGTAGGCTACAGCTTTCTTTTAATGGATAGGCTATACATATGGCTATAAAATAGTGAAGCCTACAATTATCGCTGCATTATCAAAAGTACAATTTGTTCAGGATGTTTCCTCCATgtatgtgcccccccccccccccccccccccccccccaacaggtGACGTTATGACAACATTGCTCTATGGTCGCAAAATAACCAGTCCTCATGGACACTGTTCTGCAACGTTGCAGTAACGTTATAGAATTACGTAAATACGATGTAATTTAATAACGTAACAATTACGTTATATCACAGTCCTCATCCTTACTTCATTTGAAACGTTACTGGTAGGTTGTCAGAACGTTAGGATATTAATCCCTTGTTGAAAATTCAAAACCAATATATTTTAATCAAAACTGCTTTATAAACCTGTAAAACCTTGTGTACTCATGGGGACTGGCTGGGCCCAGGTTGCAGATTAAGATTTATGCTTACTGAGTTGATGATTCCACTGAGCCCATGTGCAGTCTGGAATTTTCACTTTCAACCCCTTTGCACCCCTGTAGTGCGAATAGGGTATCGATGTTAGTCATACCTTGTACTCCTCAGCCATGAGACGCTTTCTCAGCATGACCTCATCCTCAGTTGGGCCCAGTAAATTGAGGCTCTGGTTAGACCTGGACGGAGGAAAAGTCTACAGCGTAGGCCAACACACCGCACTTGCATAACGTTAAGGCACTGAAAATATTCGATTGTACCAggcaaattcaattcaaataatcATTCTGGGTAAATAAATAGACACATGGAACTTGAAATACTTAAATTTAACCTAAGTAGAATGTAGTGCGGTAAATGTTAGCAGAAAGAAGGTTATCAGTATTATTTACCAGGACCTATGTGGTCTTCTGCCTAAATCCATCTATCCGAACGGCATACCACCCATCTGTCATTAGGCTATACTATTAGGCCAAATGATGTTTTGGTTGTGCCGTTTGTCGTTTGCAGATTGTCTGACAGTATAGTATAAACGAAATTCTGCCCTGATGTCATAATGCAATGCAAGGAATCCATTGTGACAAAAGAGCAGCGATAACAGGCAGTTCGAATGGGGATCAACACGGGACTCCCTATGAGTACGCGTCACAGCAGAATAAACAAATGTCAAGTGAATGAGTCGTATCCTATGCTCTACTCTTATATTGGCAGGCCGCGTATTCTACTGTAGCCTATGTTGGgagaaaaaagcttttttcagCTCAACAGTTCTATAGGCTATATAGCGTAGGCTACACACAATATGTTCGGTAACCAAGTAGACCTACACTAAACTTATTTCTTGGTTGTTtatattagtgtttttttttatttggattcTCGTCGTTTCTGAATCTGACCATGTAGCCTGTCGCCTGACCAGCTGCGGGAACTGTATTGTCAAATCATAggaataaacagggatttctgGTCAAAGATATCAAATGTCAAAGTGTTCAAACATAACTTTTATTTCCTTACAAACAGCATTCCTTGTCGTACCGCAAAATTCCTGCAGTTGATTAAAGTATCTTTAATTCCACCTCATAACACAACGTATTTACAACTctcgtcaaaaaaaaaaaaaaacgtggtaTAGGTTAGTAGCCTACAACCAAGAAAATGTGAAAGGTCTGTTTACATACATTGCCAGTGTGCCTCCATTCTCGTATAGATCTCAACAAAATTAGCACTGTGATTTTTCAACATCCCAAATTTTACACAAACAGTTTCTTTTCAGGTCATGACACCGTATACGTTTTGCATTAACTGGGATAAATGCTCACTAacataagttaaaaaaaaaaaaacattaagcaaTGAAAAATGCAGATCGGGGAAAAAAGCTTTCAAATTCAGTTATTCAGGAATGAGCAAGACTGCATGCTACCGGAGGGTATGTAGAAACCAAACATTGCAGTTTAATGggaaaatgttttaacctttaCACCTGGTAACAGAAGTCATATTTTGAACATATGATTGTGCAAGCCATGAGCATTACCCACAAATGACTTCAAAAGGCTGCTATACGGTGACTTAAAATACAAAGCTGCAGTGTCTTTCAAACAGTAGTGTTGGattcttaaaatgtataattccCATATGCTAGTCTCACTATTGACATGTTTCTAGTATGACATGCCTATTTACTTAAAGCTGGTAATGTATATTTGACAAAAGACCGCGAGAAATCAATCATATTTATACATACGATATAGTATGTATTAAAATTCCTGAATTatccaaatataaaacaattaaaactgtCCCTCAGTAgatgttatttaaatacatattagtTCTGccaatgcagaaaaaaacaagataaagtTGAAACATGATAATTGTCTTCTTACATGCAGTACAGGATTtctgaatgcagtttattgttcattaaatcatttgaatCATCATATTCACTCAGGCAATATTTCAGGAGTTGCAGTgactgtactgaaaacaggCAATAAGCTGTAGTTAGGTGTCAGGGGCATATACCATATTCCGATCCCATTGTACTGCAAAACCACTGAGCGGTACACATACAAATTGCATAGTAAGccaagtgtttgtgtgcgtgtgtgtggtgatcATAATTTTGAAAATCCATTGCAAACAATCCCTTAATTTGCACTGGCTTCATTCACAATCAAGGCCGCACTGTATGGACACTACCATGGGACAACTTTACGAGGCCCAAATGGTAAGGTGGACATCTTGTTAGCCTACAGCAAAGGTTCCCCCtgccgccccgcccaccccccaaccctggtcctggaataCTGATGTGGGTGCTGGTTATCAGAGTGTTAATTATGTGTACTGCTCCATCTTGTGGTGGATGCCTTAATCCCTCAATAACAAGTCCCCAGaagacattttggcatttttacatGGGGAAATTGTATCACACAGTTTCCACAATCAGATTTACAGATTCTATTGTATGGCATCAATACCCACTGTGACATTAATGCAACTGTGGGGGTTAGAATCagcaggtaaaaaaagaaaatacaactaaaagtaaaatacagaagaaaaaaaaaatatgaatgaatgcatgtacACACTGACCAACCACTTCGCATCAACGACTTCTTAAAAGTATGCAAATTTGTTGCTGGTGCTATCAGGATAAAAAGTTATGGGTTGAGCCCTAGAAATCATTAAATACAGCTGCTAAGCTACCAAGCTGACAATAATGCTGGTTTCTGACCAAAATTCCACTCAGCTGATTAGGTTTGAGGAGCTGCAACCTTGTATCTGATATCTTTTCTGGTGACTGTCCTCTAAGGCAGATATTTTTGAAGTGTGCTTCAAAGcgatttcaaacaaaaaatctgCATGGCTGGTAATCAATGAAATGGACGCCAGGTCCATAGGCCCCCGCACCCtcatcagaaaaaaagttaaattacaATTGAATACCTGCACTCCTTTGGTCATACAAATTCAGTGTAGAACAAAATTGCTAAATAAATACCAGAGAATAAAGGTTTAACTTCTTAAGGCTTTGCTGGCAACCactgagacaaaaataaaagtgaaggTAATTCTGTAGCATCAATACAGAATAAGTGTTCTTGTTGTTCCGTTAAATAATAGCTATAAGCCATATTCCGTAATTGTGCTTATGCTCAACACTATTTAACAGTACTAGTGTGTTAAAGGCAACATaaacaacacattaaaaaataccTTTAAGTGTATCATTGAGTTCTCTCATTGAGGTCTTAAAACAACAACCTGCAAGTGAT is part of the Anguilla anguilla isolate fAngAng1 chromosome 10, fAngAng1.pri, whole genome shotgun sequence genome and encodes:
- the LOC118206835 gene encoding trichohyalin-like, with protein sequence MDLGRRPHRSWSNQSLNLLGPTEDEVMLRKRLMAEEYKRALVAQIEEQRQMREQEKTARVDEDRRRMQKFRKDASAKGQEASVLHVSQVRPRKSEEPQTIMTSSQNFRRVSAPRADHSQAEMLQKKHLRAEEYKRDLVAQIEEQRLRREQEKATRLEEEKKMVWEQQIKQELSRTKRQELLLNTKRREEPQTSSEATQKHKYIHHALWDPVKSETALRKHLKEEEYKRDLQAQIEEQRQRREMEKEERKADDQAAVQTEERRLRSEREVKEWRFPQDTLGRRHEVTVDAHASMEFSESSKYAHNLSCLLDPAQLELMQRKRIRDEEHRRELDIQVKDQRQRRAKEKEELLVKELAQERSEDRRLKREEEFRQQKLLLEQKKKELEAQMEEQRQWREKEVRLAKQQEIKQPKFQQDARRKGLHPNWKEDQLDRTQVDVASQRLPLVARRNQDVSRQLHSTEYVSLKVCKSWDMLGYTVLTVHTKDAASQTDPHDGFVQSVETTVRPTPHHVNHRPRLPSPPVPAVQRWLQDQSAQPECPPSEGGAEVDRARPSSSSGPSSSSGGFVRKPPSTPPAQDFLQNADHTVQQRNSEHSSYVRQSQQENQNDLDPDY